Genomic window (Jatrophihabitans sp.):
GCAGCGGTTCTACGCCGGGGTGGCGATGGACCCGTTGCTGCGTCCGCTGTACCCCGAGGATGAGCTGGAACCGGCTGCCGACCGGCTGGCGTTGTTCCTGATCCAGTACTGGGGTGGCCCCAACACCTACTCCCAGACCCGTGGTCATCCCCGGCTGCGGATGCGGCACGTCCCGTTCGTGATCGGAACGGCCGAACGCGACGCCTGGCTGCGGCACATGCGCGACGCGCTGGACTCGCTGGACCTGCCCGAGGACGTGGCCGGCCCGATCTGGGAGTACCTGACGATGGCCGCCGAATCGATGCGCAACTCGCTGACCTGAGCCCGGGCCGGGCGGCTTGACTCGGTTTCCGCACAGCTACACAATGGACTGGAAAGGCTTACAGTCCCTCGACTTTCGATTGCCGTGCCTGGCTTCGTCCACGCCGGCCACGCTCCCCGGGAGGAACGCGTGCCCGACACTCCCCTTGAGAACCCTGAGCCGGCTACCGGCTCCGCGGCCCGCACGCTCGCCATCAGCGACCTCACCGTCCCCGCCGAGCACGTGTTCGTCAGCGGCGAGGGCGCGCCCTACCTCAGCGGCGCGGACTGGTGGCGCAGCGCGGTGTTCTACCAGATCTATCCCAAGAGCTTCGCCGACGGCAACGGCGACGGCGTCGGGGACCTGATCGGCATCCGCGAACGGCTCGATCACCTGCAGCAGCTCGGCGTCGACGCGATCTGGCTCAGCCCGTTCTACAAGTCCCCGATGGCCGACGGCGGCTACGACGTGGCCGACCCGACCGACGTGGACCCGATGTTCGGCACCCTCGATGACTTCGACGCGCTGCTGGCCGCCGCGCACGAGCGCGACATCAAGGTCACCGTCGACATCGTGCCCAATCACTTCTCCGACCAGCACCCGTGGTTCCAGCAGGCCCTGGCCGCCGGCCCCGGCTCGCCGGAGCGGGCCCGGTTCATCTTTCGCGACGGCAAGGGCCCGGACGGCTCCCAGCCGCCCAACAACTGGCCGGCGATCTTCGGCGGCCCGGCCTGGAACCGGGTGCCCGACGGGCAGTGGTACTTGCACCTGTTCGCCCCCGAACAGCCTGACCTGAACTGGGACAACCCCGAGGTGAGCGCGGAGTTCGAGCGGATCCTGCGGTTCTGGATGGACCGCGGGGTGGACGGCTTCCGGGTAGACGTCGCGCACTCGATGGCCAAGCCGCCAGGCCTGCCCGACATGGACCTGACCGACTACACCGGCCCGCTCACCCAGCTTGAGGATGACCTGCGCTTCGACCAGGACGGGGTGCACGAGTGCCTGCGGCTGTTCCGCCGGGTGATGGATGACTACCCGCACCGGATGGCGGTGGGCGAGGCCTGGGTGCCTGATGACGTCCGGCTGGCCCGCTACGTCCGTCCGGACGAGCTGCACCTGACCTTCAACTTCCGCCTCATCGAGGCGCCCTGGTCGGCCAAGGACTTCACCGAGGCGATCGACGGCTCGCTCAAGGCGATGGCGGAGGTCGGCGCGCCCTGCACCTGGGTGCTGTCCAATCACGACGTGGTGCGACACACCACCCGCTACGGCGGCGGGGCGCTGGGCCAGGCCCGCGGCCGGGCCGCCGCGCTGATCTCGCTGTCGCTGCCCGGGGCCACCTACCTTTACAACGGCGACGAGCTCGGCCTGGAGAACGTCGAGCTTCCGGACGAGGTGCTGCAGGACCCGACCTGGAAGCGCAGCGGCTACACCGACCGGGGCCGCGACGGCGAGCGGGTGCCGCTGCCGTGGGCCGGTGACGAGCCGCCGTTCGGTTTCAGCACTTCCTCCGCCACCTGGCTTCCGATGCCCGCCGAATGGGGCCCCTTCACGGTCGAGGCCCAGCTGCAGGACCCCCAGTCCACCCTGTGGCTGTACCGGCGGGCGCTGCAGGCGCGTCGCGAGCTCAGCGAGCTGCACGGCTCGTCCTTCGCCTGGCTCCAGGCGCCCGAGGGCTGCCTGGCCTACCGGCGTGGGCCGAACCTGGTGGTGGCCCTCAACGCCGGCGAGGCGCCGGTCGAGCTGCCGCCGGGTGAGATCCTGCTGTCCTCCTCGCTCATCGAGGGCGACAAGCTGCCGGCTAACACCGCGGTGTGGCTGCGGGTCTGAGCCCGGTAGCGGGTGCTGCGGGTCTGAGCCCGGGAGCGGGCGCCGTGCGGGGCTGTCCTACCGTCGTGGTGTGACGACCCTGGCCGATCGGTTCCGCCGGCACGCGCGGCACCTGCCGGACGGGCTGTACCGGACGCTGCTTCTGGACATGGCCGACGACTGGCAGGCCGGTGGCGTGGTCGCCGAGATCTGCCGGGACTGGGCCGACGCGCCGGGCAGCGAGGTGGTCCAGTTGCGGCTGCTGGCCGGTGTCCAGCGGTTGGTGCTGTCCCGGGCCGAGCCGCAGTTGGCGATGTACTACGCCAACCTGGGCGGCGCCGCCTCGCCGGCCGGCGCCTGGCAGGACTTCGAGCCGGCGTTGCGACGTCACGTCGACGAGCTGCGCGAGGCGTTGCAGGTCACGCCGCAGACCAACGAGCCCGGACGGTCCGTGCCCCTGCTGGTCGGGCTGTTCGACGCGGTCCGGCGGTCCGGGCTTACGTCGGTGCGGCTGCTCGAACTCGGGGCGTCCGCCGGGCTCAACCTGCTGGTGGATCGGTACTTCATCGCCGGTGACGATTGGTCCTACGGGCCGGCGTCCTCGCCGCTGCGGTTGACGCAGGCGGTTCTCGGGCCAATCACCCCGGCGTCGTTCACCGTGGTGGAGCGGCGCGGTTGTGACCTGGCGCCGGTCGACGCCTCGACGGTGGAAGGCCGGTTGCGGTTGACCTCGTTCGTCTGGCCGCACGACCTGCACCGGCACGAGCGGCTGCGTGCGGCGCTGGCGGTCGCCGCGTCGCATCCGGTCGCGGTCGACCAGGCACCTGCCTCGTCCTGGCTGGCGTCGATGCTCGAGCCGGCGGTGGCCGGCGACCTGCTCACCGTGGTCTGGCACTCGATCACCCGGCAGTACTGGCCGCCGGCGGAGGTGGCGGCAACGGCGCGGGCGCTCGACGCCGCACGTGAGCGGATGCCGATCGCCCATATCGCGATGGAGTCTCCGGTGCCCGCCGCTCAGTCGGACAGCGAGTCCTCGCACCGGCCGGCCGAGTTGAACGTGCAGGTTTCGGTTCCCGGCCGGCTCGCCGATCCGGGGCCGGTGCTGCTCGGCACGGTGGCCGACCACGGCGTTCCGGTTCGGCTGGCTTTGCTCAGCTCATCATGGGACGCGTAGCGGTTTCGCACGCCCCGGCCAGCGCGACCGCTACGCGTCGCGGGTGAGGCGCCGGTCAGCTCAGCCGACCGGCTCCTCGACCAGCTCGGGCTGCTCCGCGCCGTGCGGGATGTCGATGCGCTCCTCGCCGGTGCGCAACGCTCGCAGGATCACCCGGGCGACGTAGTCCGTGCTGTGCACGATGAAGCCGGGAAACGGCTCGGTCCCGAGTTCGAAGATGCCGCCGGCGAACTCGGTGGCGGTCAGCGACGGCAGCACGGTGGACACCTCGATGCTGTCGGAGGCCAGTTCGAGTCGGGCCACCGCGCTGAACATGGCCAGGGCGGCCTTGCTGGCCGCGTAGGCCGACACCAGCGGGCCGGGCGCGTGGATCACTCCGGATGAGACGTTGACGATCCGGCCGCCGCCCTGGGCGTGCATGGCGGGCAGCACTGCCTGGGTCATCGCCAGCACGCTGACCAGGTTGAGCTCAAGCAGTTGGCTGAACTCCTGCGGCTCGGTGTCGACCAGCAGCTTCAGGATGCCGGCGCCGGCGTTGTTGACCAGGCCGTCGATCCGGCCGTGCCGGTCGAGGGTGGCCTGGACCAGCGCCTGCCTGGCAGCCGGGTCGGTGACGTCGGTCGGCACCACCAGCGCGCCGCCGAGTTGCTCGCTCAGCTGGCGCAGCCGGTCGGCTCGGCGTGCCGCCAGCACCGGCAGCGCGCCGGCGGTGTGCAGCGCCCGCGCGGTCGCCTCGCCGATGCCGGACGAGGCGCCGGTGACGATCACGATCCTGCCGGTGAGATCGAGAACGGCCATAGCCTCATTGTGCAGCTTCGGCTGGGGCGGCAGGCAAGAGGTGATGTCAGGTCGCAACCGGCTGGTTGCCCGCAGCGCTGGAGTGCCGCACGGCAGGCGCCGCAGGCACCCACTGCGGCAGGCGCGCCCGCTGCCGCGACCGGATGCCCGCCTACAGCGACAGCAGGCCGAGCGGGTTGCCGTCGCTGACGTAGGTGGAGCCGTACGCGGCGGCGATTCGGGTCCAACCCTCGCTGACGTCGACGGCGACCTCGGAGTCCCGGGGCAGGAAACCCATTCGGGTGAGCGCCGTCAGCGCCCCGAGCCGGACCTGGACGCGCGGCGCCGAGCCGTCCCCGGCGACGGTGAGCACGACCGAGGCCAGCAACGCCTCCTGGCTCTGCCTGCTGGTCGCCCCGCCGGCCAGGTCAGCTCCTGAGCGCACCAGGTTGCGAATCACGCTGTCAGGGACCACCTCGACCCGACGCCAGCCCTGCCGGGGCGGCAGCGCGCTGAGCCAGTGGGCGTCCTTGCCCGCCGGCGCCGGCCCGGACTGCTCGGCCCATCGAAGAAAGTCGGCCGCTGCCACCGTGATGTCGAAAGCGGCGGCCGTCTCGGTGGCCAGCGTGCGGCCGGCCAGCACCTCGTAGGGCAGCCGGACGAAACCTGCCACCCGCTGCTCCGCGGCCCGGAACCGGATCATCGACGCGCTCTCGATGGAGACCGCGCGTTGGGCCAGCGGGATGAAGTCGGCCAGCTGGTCGGGCGTGACGAGGGTGTCCAGCACCGGTCAGCCCTGCCCGGCC
Coding sequences:
- a CDS encoding globin, with product MVSPDFFERAGGEQTFRLLVQRFYAGVAMDPLLRPLYPEDELEPAADRLALFLIQYWGGPNTYSQTRGHPRLRMRHVPFVIGTAERDAWLRHMRDALDSLDLPEDVAGPIWEYLTMAAESMRNSLT
- a CDS encoding glycoside hydrolase family 13 protein; the protein is MPDTPLENPEPATGSAARTLAISDLTVPAEHVFVSGEGAPYLSGADWWRSAVFYQIYPKSFADGNGDGVGDLIGIRERLDHLQQLGVDAIWLSPFYKSPMADGGYDVADPTDVDPMFGTLDDFDALLAAAHERDIKVTVDIVPNHFSDQHPWFQQALAAGPGSPERARFIFRDGKGPDGSQPPNNWPAIFGGPAWNRVPDGQWYLHLFAPEQPDLNWDNPEVSAEFERILRFWMDRGVDGFRVDVAHSMAKPPGLPDMDLTDYTGPLTQLEDDLRFDQDGVHECLRLFRRVMDDYPHRMAVGEAWVPDDVRLARYVRPDELHLTFNFRLIEAPWSAKDFTEAIDGSLKAMAEVGAPCTWVLSNHDVVRHTTRYGGGALGQARGRAAALISLSLPGATYLYNGDELGLENVELPDEVLQDPTWKRSGYTDRGRDGERVPLPWAGDEPPFGFSTSSATWLPMPAEWGPFTVEAQLQDPQSTLWLYRRALQARRELSELHGSSFAWLQAPEGCLAYRRGPNLVVALNAGEAPVELPPGEILLSSSLIEGDKLPANTAVWLRV
- a CDS encoding DUF2332 domain-containing protein, which encodes MTTLADRFRRHARHLPDGLYRTLLLDMADDWQAGGVVAEICRDWADAPGSEVVQLRLLAGVQRLVLSRAEPQLAMYYANLGGAASPAGAWQDFEPALRRHVDELREALQVTPQTNEPGRSVPLLVGLFDAVRRSGLTSVRLLELGASAGLNLLVDRYFIAGDDWSYGPASSPLRLTQAVLGPITPASFTVVERRGCDLAPVDASTVEGRLRLTSFVWPHDLHRHERLRAALAVAASHPVAVDQAPASSWLASMLEPAVAGDLLTVVWHSITRQYWPPAEVAATARALDAARERMPIAHIAMESPVPAAQSDSESSHRPAELNVQVSVPGRLADPGPVLLGTVADHGVPVRLALLSSSWDA
- a CDS encoding SDR family NAD(P)-dependent oxidoreductase, which gives rise to MAVLDLTGRIVIVTGASSGIGEATARALHTAGALPVLAARRADRLRQLSEQLGGALVVPTDVTDPAARQALVQATLDRHGRIDGLVNNAGAGILKLLVDTEPQEFSQLLELNLVSVLAMTQAVLPAMHAQGGGRIVNVSSGVIHAPGPLVSAYAASKAALAMFSAVARLELASDSIEVSTVLPSLTATEFAGGIFELGTEPFPGFIVHSTDYVARVILRALRTGEERIDIPHGAEQPELVEEPVG